From the genome of Fusobacterium varium, one region includes:
- the amiD_2 gene encoding N-acetylmuramoyl-L-alanine amidase AmiD precursor, producing the protein MKKKWLGLFLMSIIFFSCSRVNYKIDDKSYQARGKDSRIKYIVLHYTATNDEVGIRALTGPNVSSHYLITSKEEEPTYALVPHEERAWHAGVSEFAGRSNINDTSIGIEIINMGIKAIPDAPKYDGFFRPYDEYVEYDDAQIKK; encoded by the coding sequence ATGAAGAAAAAATGGTTGGGATTATTTCTAATGTCAATAATTTTTTTCTCATGTAGCCGTGTTAACTATAAAATAGATGACAAGTCATATCAGGCTAGAGGGAAAGATAGTAGAATAAAATACATTGTTTTACATTATACAGCAACTAATGATGAAGTAGGAATAAGAGCATTAACTGGTCCAAATGTTAGTTCTCATTATTTAATAACTTCTAAAGAGGAAGAACCAACATATGCTCTAGTTCCACATGAAGAAAGAGCATGGCATGCAGGAGTAAGTGAGTTTGCAGGAAGAAGCAATATAAATGATACATCTATTGGAATAGAAATAATTAATATGGGAATAAAAGCCATTCCAGATGCTCCGAAGTATGATGGTTTTTTCAGACCGTATGATGAATATGTAGAGTATGATGATGCACAGATAAAAAAGTAG
- the cspA gene encoding Cold shock protein CspA — protein sequence MLKGTVKWFNKDKGFGFISGEDGNDYFVHYSNINSKGFRSLEEGQAVTFEVTEGEKGPVASNVTVA from the coding sequence ATGCTAAAAGGAACTGTAAAATGGTTTAACAAAGACAAAGGGTTTGGATTTATTTCTGGTGAAGATGGAAACGATTATTTCGTACATTACTCAAATATTAATTCAAAAGGATTCAGATCTTTAGAAGAAGGACAAGCTGTAACTTTTGAAGTTACTGAAGGAGAAAAAGGTCCAGTTGCTTCTAATGTAACTGTAGCATAG
- a CDS encoding putative ubiquinone biosynthesis protein UbiB: MLLLNFIKLVSSFHSKKFPNPDIITKLGILGIRIAQEYSSRFDVIDIEKCIYLSKFQTSDTEKEDRHLLTLLPKKSPLLSQMEYYDNDSYSYSDINYLFKGCLKNGIEITIKAVNENAKKNFTKKVNSLEKELKFFSWFYPKFNKKYKTVEIIENLKKVTEQKLNLNNEIKSTELLKDYLAQYSDYKGFARLKFPSIYAYLTSDIMLVSKYTYGTYFYQMLENRRLSYKDVLEVIRIQLFFILKIGTFHSNLHLGNIILGSDGFIYFQDCNVLSSVNDETKENLFKLLSVISKYDYSEIPNILNNMSDVKIEAEKMNLVSVEINNIFKNSKGSFLQKDSIVKNIMYSFKSGIKNGMVFSNDIYPVIKSLIYLENMALKVKPKTYFAEDISKILTEISLYQ; the protein is encoded by the coding sequence ATGCTTTTACTAAATTTCATAAAGTTAGTTTCATCTTTTCATTCCAAAAAATTTCCCAACCCAGATATCATCACAAAGCTTGGTATACTTGGTATCAGAATTGCTCAAGAATATTCTTCAAGATTTGATGTTATAGATATAGAAAAATGTATTTATCTCTCTAAATTCCAAACATCTGATACAGAAAAAGAGGATAGGCATCTCTTGACTCTGCTGCCTAAAAAAAGCCCCCTGCTGTCACAGATGGAATATTATGATAATGATTCATACTCTTATTCAGATATAAATTATCTCTTTAAAGGTTGTTTAAAAAATGGTATAGAGATTACTATAAAAGCTGTTAATGAAAATGCTAAAAAAAATTTTACTAAAAAAGTTAATTCTCTAGAAAAAGAATTAAAGTTTTTTTCATGGTTTTATCCCAAATTTAATAAAAAATATAAAACTGTTGAAATAATAGAAAATTTAAAAAAAGTTACAGAACAGAAGCTTAATCTTAACAATGAAATAAAAAGTACAGAGCTTTTAAAAGATTATCTTGCTCAATATAGTGATTATAAAGGTTTTGCAAGATTGAAATTTCCTTCTATCTATGCTTATCTTACATCTGATATTATGCTGGTAAGCAAGTATACATATGGTACATATTTTTATCAAATGCTTGAAAACAGAAGGCTCAGTTACAAAGATGTTCTGGAGGTAATTAGAATACAGCTCTTCTTTATTTTAAAAATAGGTACTTTTCATAGTAACCTTCATTTAGGAAATATTATTCTTGGAAGTGACGGCTTCATATATTTCCAAGATTGTAATGTTCTTTCCTCAGTAAATGATGAAACAAAAGAAAATCTTTTTAAACTTCTTTCTGTTATTTCTAAATATGATTATTCAGAAATACCTAATATATTAAATAATATGTCTGATGTTAAAATTGAAGCAGAAAAAATGAATTTGGTATCAGTAGAAATAAATAATATATTTAAAAATTCAAAAGGAAGCTTCCTTCAAAAAGACAGTATTGTAAAAAATATAATGTATTCTTTCAAATCAGGAATAAAAAATGGAATGGTTTTCAGTAATGATATCTATCCAGTAATTAAATCTCTCATTTATCTAGAAAATATGGCACTTAAAGTTAAGCCTAAAACTTATTTCGCTGAGGATATTTCAAAGATTTTAACTGAAATTTCCCTCTACCAATAA
- the hupB_3 gene encoding NS1: protein MTKKDFAKALFEKGIFVSKAESERKVEAILTEIEEVLKSGEELNFIGWGKFEVVQKAERMGRNPKTGEEIKIEAKKSVKFKAGKTLVDKIN from the coding sequence ATGACAAAAAAGGATTTTGCAAAAGCTTTATTTGAAAAAGGGATATTTGTTTCTAAAGCTGAATCAGAAAGAAAAGTTGAGGCTATTTTAACAGAGATTGAAGAAGTACTTAAATCTGGTGAAGAATTAAACTTCATTGGTTGGGGAAAATTTGAAGTAGTTCAAAAAGCTGAAAGAATGGGAAGAAACCCTAAAACTGGTGAAGAAATCAAAATAGAAGCTAAGAAGTCTGTAAAATTCAAAGCGGGAAAAACTTTAGTAGATAAAATAAACTAA
- a CDS encoding Predicted permease → MIIVIWSFFEDQFLKMLWLDNLVKKGLISLGIDADSRMGGSIQFFIYDTVKIIVLLSILIFVISYIQSFFPPERTKKILGNFKGIKANILSALLGTVTPFCSCSSIPIFIGFTNAGLPVGVTFSFLISSPLVDLGSFILLISVFGLPIAAIYVIVGLILAVIGGTILDKMGMEKYVVKFTKSAGSLDIESPELTTKERFEYAYEQVKETVKKVFWYIIVGVGIGALIHNWIPAEIIQKILGLNNPFSVLIATFIGIPMYADIFGTIPIAEALFAKGVGVGTILSFMMGVTALSLPSIIMLKKVVQNKLLVTFVGIVAAGIIIIGYSFNAFGYLFI, encoded by the coding sequence ATGATTATTGTAATCTGGTCTTTTTTTGAAGATCAATTTTTAAAAATGTTATGGTTAGATAACTTAGTAAAAAAAGGACTTATTTCCTTAGGAATAGATGCTGACAGCAGAATGGGTGGTAGTATTCAGTTTTTTATATATGATACTGTAAAAATAATTGTCCTTTTGTCTATTCTTATATTTGTTATTTCATATATTCAAAGTTTCTTTCCACCAGAAAGAACAAAAAAAATTCTTGGAAATTTCAAAGGAATAAAAGCAAATATTTTAAGTGCCTTGCTAGGTACTGTGACACCTTTTTGCAGCTGTTCTTCTATTCCTATATTCATAGGATTTACAAATGCAGGACTTCCTGTTGGGGTAACATTTTCCTTTTTAATATCTTCTCCATTGGTAGATTTAGGTTCATTCATTTTATTGATTAGTGTATTTGGTTTACCAATAGCAGCAATTTATGTCATTGTCGGACTTATTCTTGCTGTAATTGGAGGAACTATTTTAGATAAAATGGGAATGGAAAAATACGTTGTTAAATTTACAAAATCTGCTGGAAGTCTAGATATAGAATCACCTGAACTTACAACTAAAGAAAGATTTGAATATGCTTACGAACAAGTAAAAGAAACAGTGAAGAAAGTATTCTGGTATATAATTGTTGGTGTTGGAATAGGTGCTCTAATTCACAACTGGATACCAGCTGAAATTATTCAAAAGATATTAGGTCTTAATAATCCATTTTCAGTATTAATAGCAACATTTATAGGAATACCAATGTATGCTGATATATTTGGAACTATTCCTATTGCAGAAGCTCTTTTTGCAAAAGGTGTTGGAGTTGGAACTATTTTGTCTTTTATGATGGGAGTTACAGCATTAAGTTTACCTTCTATAATAATGTTAAAAAAAGTTGTACAAAATAAACTTCTTGTAACATTTGTAGGAATAGTTGCTGCTGGTATAATAATAATTGGTTATAGCTTTAATGCCTTTGGTTATTTATTTATTTAA
- the czrA gene encoding HTH-type transcriptional repressor CzrA: MEKKYENMSKLFKALSDPNRLFILEMLKSGEKCACKILEELCIGQSTLSHHMKILYDSGIIKCRKDGKWSYYSFDEEGCKNLKIVLDEILDCKLMMKKEVDNSCQ, from the coding sequence ATGGAAAAAAAATATGAAAACATGTCCAAGCTTTTCAAAGCTTTAAGTGATCCTAACAGATTATTTATATTAGAAATGCTTAAATCTGGAGAAAAATGTGCCTGTAAAATTTTAGAAGAACTTTGTATTGGGCAATCAACTTTATCACATCATATGAAAATTTTATATGACAGTGGGATTATTAAATGCAGAAAAGATGGAAAATGGAGCTATTATTCTTTTGACGAAGAAGGATGCAAAAATTTAAAAATAGTATTAGATGAAATACTTGATTGTAAGCTAATGATGAAAAAGGAAGTGGATAATTCATGTCAATGA
- the dnaN_2 gene encoding DNA polymerase III subunit beta, with amino-acid sequence MKFSIKREELISILSEYTNILKENPIKPIVSGLQIKAESNLITFVGTNLEVDHIRKVEADVKEEGSLVLKPFLLLEYIKLLDEEYIEFILNNGFITVHHAEFSILEEGTFPIITETTPIKLLSINGGEFVKLLEKSKFAASLTSDNIQINCVRAIFKLNEINLVSTDSYRLLYLKNEKNCHVEKEISIPMDTINVICKLLKDSEKEVIIGFSGENIILTWENAYFSSKTIALPFPDFKGILANSSFSKVMEFNRDELKSALKRVITVAKTSVDAKFGAIFDFKGKTLLINAFSGKAKINQKVNMIKEGEDFKSSLNCKFLAEYIDNISDNPVIKGSNASSMFEITEIGKDDYKYILMPLALRD; translated from the coding sequence ATGAAATTTTCTATAAAAAGAGAGGAATTGATTTCAATACTTTCTGAATATACAAATATACTGAAAGAAAATCCTATCAAACCTATTGTTTCAGGGTTACAAATAAAGGCTGAAAGTAATCTTATTACTTTTGTAGGAACTAACCTTGAAGTAGATCATATAAGAAAAGTTGAAGCTGATGTTAAAGAGGAGGGAAGTTTAGTTTTAAAACCATTTCTTCTCCTTGAATATATAAAACTTTTAGATGAAGAATATATTGAATTCATTTTAAATAATGGATTTATTACTGTTCATCACGCAGAATTTTCAATACTTGAAGAGGGAACTTTTCCTATTATTACAGAAACTACTCCTATAAAGCTACTTTCTATAAATGGAGGAGAATTTGTAAAGCTTCTTGAAAAATCAAAATTTGCTGCATCTTTAACAAGTGATAATATTCAAATAAATTGTGTAAGAGCCATTTTTAAATTAAATGAAATCAATCTTGTTTCTACAGACTCTTACAGACTTTTATATCTAAAAAATGAAAAAAACTGTCATGTAGAAAAAGAAATCTCAATTCCTATGGATACAATAAATGTCATATGTAAACTTCTAAAAGATTCTGAAAAGGAAGTAATAATCGGATTCAGTGGGGAAAATATTATTCTTACTTGGGAAAATGCTTATTTCTCAAGTAAAACTATAGCGTTGCCTTTTCCTGATTTCAAAGGTATACTTGCCAACAGTTCTTTCAGTAAAGTTATGGAGTTTAATAGAGATGAATTGAAAAGTGCTTTAAAAAGAGTTATTACAGTTGCAAAAACAAGTGTTGACGCTAAATTTGGTGCCATATTTGACTTTAAAGGAAAAACTCTTTTAATCAATGCTTTTTCTGGAAAAGCTAAAATTAATCAGAAAGTTAATATGATAAAAGAGGGAGAAGATTTTAAATCTTCCCTTAACTGTAAATTCCTTGCTGAATATATAGATAATATTTCTGATAATCCTGTTATAAAAGGAAGTAATGCTTCTTCTATGTTTGAAATAACTGAAATTGGAAAAGATGATTATAAATATATTTTGATGCCACTCGCACTTAGAGATTAG
- a CDS encoding Putative glucose uptake permease, with amino-acid sequence MSNKTKAVFFMLISALGFTLMSVTVKYLGDIPLFEKVFFRNLVSLVIAFYFIKKSSSPVFGQRKNQLALLARAGFGLTGVILNFYAISRLTLADSTMLGKLSPIFVTIMACLFLKEKIDKEQIISIFITFAGALLVIKPQFSLSIIPSISGLLSAAFSGVAYTLLRYLKDKESPDTIVFYFSIISVLGTLPFVLADYVIPTSTQIMLFLATGLFASIGQFGITYAYKYSNATEVSIYTYSAIVFGILFGFIFFHEIPDMLSLLGGAIIIAVAYYTFKHNQKKN; translated from the coding sequence ATGTCAAACAAAACCAAAGCTGTATTTTTTATGCTTATATCTGCCTTAGGATTTACACTTATGAGTGTCACAGTAAAATATCTAGGAGATATTCCTTTATTTGAAAAAGTATTTTTTAGAAATCTAGTAAGTCTTGTTATCGCTTTCTACTTTATAAAAAAATCTTCTTCTCCTGTCTTCGGGCAGAGAAAAAATCAATTAGCTCTCCTTGCTAGAGCAGGGTTTGGACTTACTGGTGTTATACTTAATTTTTATGCTATAAGTCGACTTACCCTTGCTGATTCTACCATGCTTGGAAAACTATCGCCAATATTTGTAACTATTATGGCCTGTCTGTTCTTAAAAGAAAAAATAGATAAAGAACAGATTATTAGTATATTCATTACATTTGCAGGGGCATTATTAGTTATAAAACCCCAATTTTCTTTAAGTATTATTCCAAGCATATCTGGACTGTTGTCAGCTGCATTTTCAGGAGTAGCCTATACTCTTCTTAGATATCTTAAAGATAAGGAAAGTCCTGATACTATTGTATTTTATTTTTCTATTATATCTGTGCTTGGAACGCTACCATTTGTTCTTGCTGATTATGTAATTCCAACATCAACTCAGATTATGCTTTTTTTAGCTACCGGCTTATTTGCTTCTATAGGTCAGTTTGGAATAACTTATGCTTATAAATATTCAAATGCTACTGAAGTTTCCATTTATACTTATTCAGCAATTGTCTTTGGTATCCTGTTTGGTTTCATATTTTTCCATGAAATACCAGATATGCTAAGCCTTTTAGGTGGTGCCATAATCATAGCTGTAGCTTATTACACATTTAAACATAATCAAAAGAAAAATTAG
- the bioB_1 gene encoding Biotin synthase, protein MRIKEILEKEKLTRDDLITLMKISDPKELDMLYKKAYEVKTKEVGRKVYYRGLIEISNVCIKNCNYCGIRKGNSKVERFSMSKDEVMKGVKWIYENNYGSLALQSGERQDKEFTDFVEDIIKEIKKLSNGRLGITLSLGEQSFETYKRWFDAGAHRYLLRIESTNKELFQRLHPQDGKHTFEVRKKCLEYLREIGYQVGTGVMIGVPGQTEEDLVDDILFYRDMKIDMIGMGPYIIHKDTPLGQEWKDIVLPSEKRVELGLKMIALTRIFLKDVNIAATTALQGLDSHGREKGLLAGANILMPTATLEEHKKKYLLYDNKPGIEDSVEKCRDDMDKKVKSIGDEIVYGEWGDSLHFKRKKR, encoded by the coding sequence ATGAGAATAAAAGAGATATTAGAGAAAGAAAAATTAACAAGAGATGACCTTATTACTCTTATGAAGATATCTGACCCAAAAGAATTAGATATGCTTTATAAAAAAGCTTATGAGGTAAAAACAAAAGAGGTAGGAAGAAAAGTATATTACAGAGGGCTTATAGAAATAAGTAATGTTTGTATAAAAAATTGTAATTATTGTGGAATAAGAAAAGGAAATTCTAAAGTTGAAAGATTTTCTATGTCGAAAGATGAGGTAATGAAGGGAGTAAAATGGATTTATGAAAATAATTATGGATCTTTGGCACTTCAATCTGGCGAGAGGCAAGACAAAGAATTTACAGATTTTGTAGAAGATATAATAAAAGAGATAAAAAAACTTTCAAATGGAAGGTTAGGAATAACTTTATCTTTAGGAGAACAATCTTTTGAAACATATAAAAGGTGGTTTGATGCAGGGGCTCATAGATATTTATTAAGAATAGAAAGTACAAATAAAGAACTTTTTCAAAGGCTTCACCCTCAAGATGGAAAACACACTTTTGAAGTTAGAAAAAAATGTTTAGAATATTTAAGAGAGATAGGATATCAGGTGGGAACAGGGGTTATGATAGGAGTCCCAGGGCAGACAGAAGAAGACCTAGTAGATGATATACTTTTCTACAGGGATATGAAAATTGATATGATAGGAATGGGACCTTATATAATTCATAAAGATACACCACTAGGTCAGGAATGGAAAGATATAGTGCTTCCTAGTGAAAAAAGAGTAGAATTAGGTCTTAAAATGATAGCTCTGACAAGAATATTTCTTAAAGATGTAAACATTGCAGCTACTACTGCACTTCAGGGATTAGATTCTCATGGAAGAGAGAAAGGACTTTTAGCAGGAGCTAATATACTTATGCCCACTGCAACATTAGAAGAGCATAAGAAAAAATATCTTCTTTATGATAATAAACCTGGAATAGAAGACAGTGTAGAAAAGTGCAGAGATGATATGGATAAGAAAGTAAAGTCTATAGGTGATGAAATTGTTTATGGAGAGTGGGGAGATTCACTTCATTTTAAAAGAAAAAAAAGGTAA
- the amiD_1 gene encoding N-acetylmuramoyl-L-alanine amidase AmiD precursor — MGHSDIAPLRKIDPGPKFPWERLYKEYNIGAWYDESDKIFFMNEALFNVTPIAEIKAELRKYGYKINTTDEWDEESKRVVYNFKAHFNPKMLSEEMDLESFAILKALNKKYK; from the coding sequence GTGGGTCATTCAGATATAGCACCATTAAGAAAAATTGATCCAGGTCCAAAATTCCCTTGGGAAAGACTTTATAAAGAATATAATATAGGAGCTTGGTATGATGAAAGTGATAAAATTTTCTTTATGAATGAAGCTTTATTTAATGTCACTCCAATTGCTGAGATAAAAGCAGAACTTAGAAAATATGGTTATAAGATTAATACTACTGATGAGTGGGACGAAGAAAGTAAAAGAGTAGTATATAATTTTAAAGCACACTTTAATCCCAAAATGTTAAGTGAGGAAATGGATTTAGAAAGTTTTGCTATTTTGAAAGCGTTGAATAAAAAATATAAATAA
- the trmH gene encoding tRNA (guanosine(18)-2'-O)-methyltransferase gives MADAAGFKDILLTKGSVDCYNEKVVRSSMGSIFNMNIIYMEEEELIALLKKEEYKIVVTALEKNSVSYTQMKLAEKNAIVFGSEGDGVSQNFLKVCDEKIIIPIYGIAESLNVAMASGIILYKTKEILGE, from the coding sequence GTGGCAGATGCAGCTGGATTTAAAGATATACTTCTTACAAAAGGGAGCGTAGACTGTTATAATGAAAAAGTTGTGAGAAGTAGCATGGGTTCTATTTTTAATATGAACATAATATACATGGAAGAAGAGGAACTTATAGCTCTTTTAAAAAAAGAGGAGTACAAAATAGTAGTTACAGCATTAGAAAAGAATTCAGTTTCCTATACACAGATGAAGTTAGCAGAAAAAAATGCAATTGTTTTTGGAAGTGAAGGCGATGGAGTATCTCAGAATTTTTTAAAAGTATGTGATGAAAAAATAATTATACCAATATATGGAATAGCTGAATCTCTAAATGTGGCTATGGCAAGTGGAATAATTTTATATAAAACTAAGGAGATACTGGGGGAATAA
- the potD gene encoding Spermidine/putrescine-binding periplasmic protein precursor, with translation MKKTLLLLTLVFTLISCGKSSKDENTLYLYGWADYIPKETYQAFEKETGIKVIEDIYSSNEEMFTKLKAGGAGYDIVLPSADYTEIMMKEKMIDKLDKSKLSTFKNIDPLVLEKLQYFDKNNDYAVPYVMGATIIAVNTDYVKDYPRDYSIYNRSDLKGRMTLLDDMREVMTSALAMNGKEQTTSNEKDIADAAEMIKGWKKNIAKFDAESFGKGFANGDFWVVQGYPDNIFRELDANERKKVDLIIPEKGGTAYVDSFVILSNAPHKENAYKFIEFIHRPEIYAQLADVLETPSINIPARELMKVEPLFQIEDLKNTQVLRDIHDTLDLQNKYWQEILIAN, from the coding sequence ATGAAAAAAACATTATTACTACTTACTTTGGTTTTCACTTTGATTTCTTGTGGAAAGAGCAGCAAAGATGAAAATACTTTATATCTATATGGTTGGGCTGATTATATTCCAAAAGAAACTTATCAGGCATTTGAAAAAGAAACTGGTATAAAGGTTATTGAAGACATCTATTCTTCTAATGAGGAAATGTTTACAAAACTAAAAGCAGGTGGAGCTGGATATGATATTGTACTTCCATCAGCTGACTATACTGAAATTATGATGAAGGAAAAAATGATAGACAAACTTGATAAAAGTAAATTATCTACATTCAAAAATATAGATCCTTTGGTACTTGAGAAGCTTCAATATTTTGATAAAAATAATGATTATGCTGTTCCTTATGTAATGGGAGCTACTATCATTGCAGTCAATACTGACTATGTTAAAGATTATCCAAGAGATTATTCTATTTATAATAGAAGTGATCTTAAAGGAAGAATGACTCTTTTAGATGATATGAGAGAGGTTATGACATCAGCTCTTGCTATGAATGGAAAAGAGCAAACTACATCGAATGAAAAAGATATTGCTGATGCTGCTGAAATGATAAAAGGTTGGAAAAAAAATATAGCTAAATTTGATGCTGAATCTTTTGGTAAAGGTTTTGCTAATGGTGATTTCTGGGTAGTTCAAGGATATCCTGATAACATCTTTAGAGAGCTTGATGCAAATGAAAGAAAAAAAGTTGACTTAATTATTCCTGAAAAAGGTGGAACTGCTTATGTAGATTCATTTGTTATTCTTAGCAATGCTCCTCATAAAGAAAATGCATATAAGTTTATTGAGTTTATTCACAGACCTGAAATATATGCTCAGTTAGCTGACGTTTTAGAAACACCATCTATTAATATTCCTGCTAGAGAATTAATGAAGGTAGAACCTCTATTCCAAATAGAAGATCTAAAAAATACTCAAGTATTGAGAGATATTCATGATACTCTTGACCTACAAAATAAATACTGGCAAGAAATATTGATTGCTAATTAA
- a CDS encoding FtsH protease regulator HflK: MKKQIIFGSLGFVAIILFFLIFTSFYTVRTGEIAIISSWGKITRIDREGLNFKIPIVQTKEMMITRDKIYSFDNMSVSTKDMQSIILDLTVQSSVSDPENLYRSFRGLHETSFIIPRTKEVVQASISKYTIEEFVSKRQELSKMIYEDLKDDFQAYGLSVANVSITNHDFSAEYERAIEAKKVAEQEVERTRFEQEKFRVEAENQVLLAEYKLKEKELQAKANQVEAESLSPMLLKKLTIEKWDGKLPQVSGGDNSPIIKLND, translated from the coding sequence ATGAAAAAGCAGATTATATTTGGCAGTCTTGGATTTGTAGCAATAATATTATTTTTTCTTATATTTACATCATTTTATACAGTGAGAACAGGGGAAATAGCTATTATTTCTAGTTGGGGAAAAATTACAAGAATAGATAGAGAAGGTTTGAATTTTAAAATACCTATTGTACAAACAAAGGAAATGATGATAACAAGAGATAAAATATATAGTTTTGATAATATGTCAGTAAGTACTAAAGATATGCAGTCAATAATTCTTGATCTTACAGTTCAAAGTTCTGTTTCTGATCCTGAAAATCTTTATAGATCATTTAGAGGATTACATGAAACAAGTTTTATTATTCCAAGAACAAAGGAAGTAGTTCAAGCATCAATTAGTAAATATACTATTGAAGAATTTGTTTCTAAAAGACAGGAACTAAGTAAAATGATATATGAAGATTTAAAAGATGACTTTCAAGCTTATGGGTTGTCTGTAGCAAATGTTTCCATAACAAACCATGATTTTTCTGCAGAATATGAAAGAGCTATAGAAGCTAAAAAAGTTGCAGAACAAGAGGTAGAAAGAACAAGATTTGAGCAGGAAAAATTCAGAGTGGAAGCAGAAAATCAAGTGTTGCTTGCAGAATATAAATTAAAAGAAAAAGAGCTTCAGGCAAAAGCCAATCAGGTAGAAGCAGAATCTTTGTCACCAATGTTGTTAAAGAAATTAACTATTGAAAAATGGGACGGAAAACTACCACAAGTGAGTGGGGGAGATAATTCTCCAATAATAAAATTAAATGATTAA
- the nudF_2 gene encoding ADP-ribose pyrophosphatase, which translates to MVEKYKHLERKEVFKNNHITVYSEKLQLPNEKVVDWTFTGKREAVGIVASFDDNTVLMVKQYRPAVKKVTMEIPAGLVEEGEEPQAAALRELEEETGYKAGKIEKICEFYNSPGVTDGKFYIYYAEELKKTHQHLDEDEFLEVERIPLKDINITKLSDAKTMLAVSFVKNRKI; encoded by the coding sequence ATGGTAGAGAAGTATAAGCATTTGGAAAGAAAAGAAGTTTTTAAAAATAATCATATAACAGTTTATAGTGAAAAATTACAGCTCCCTAATGAAAAAGTTGTAGATTGGACATTTACAGGGAAAAGAGAAGCTGTAGGAATAGTAGCTTCATTTGATGACAATACTGTTCTTATGGTAAAACAATACAGGCCAGCAGTAAAAAAAGTAACAATGGAAATACCAGCAGGATTAGTAGAAGAGGGAGAAGAGCCTCAAGCTGCTGCTTTAAGAGAATTAGAAGAGGAAACAGGTTATAAGGCTGGAAAAATAGAAAAAATATGTGAGTTTTATAATAGTCCTGGAGTAACAGATGGCAAATTTTATATTTATTATGCTGAAGAATTAAAAAAAACTCATCAACATCTTGATGAAGATGAGTTTTTAGAAGTTGAAAGAATACCTTTAAAAGATATTAATATTACAAAACTTTCAGATGCTAAAACTATGTTGGCAGTAAGTTTTGTAAAAAATAGAAAAATCTAA
- a CDS encoding redox-active disulfide protein 2, whose amino-acid sequence MGIFDKIFKSGCNCGSCDVDETSKENTIKKEGAMTIKILGTGCKNCVNLTDNVKKALTSLNIEANIEKVTDIENISSYGIMSTPGLVIEEKVVSYGKVLKPEEIVKIIENLKINL is encoded by the coding sequence ATGGGAATATTTGATAAAATTTTTAAAAGTGGTTGTAATTGTGGTAGTTGTGATGTTGATGAAACTTCAAAAGAAAATACTATAAAAAAAGAAGGAGCCATGACTATAAAAATTTTAGGGACTGGCTGCAAAAATTGTGTTAACTTAACTGATAATGTTAAAAAAGCTCTTACTTCTTTAAACATAGAAGCTAATATAGAAAAAGTCACAGATATAGAAAATATTTCAAGTTACGGAATAATGTCTACTCCAGGTTTAGTTATAGAAGAAAAAGTAGTTTCTTATGGAAAAGTACTAAAGCCAGAAGAAATAGTAAAAATAATAGAAAATTTAAAAATTAATTTATAA